The window CTTCGGATCGAGGACAACCCCGTTGCCGATAATGCAGCGTTTTCCTTCATGCAGAATCCCGGAGGGGATCAGATGAAGAATGATTTTTTCATCACCGACAACCAGAGTGTGTCCGGCGTTGTTGCCGCCCTGAAAACGGACAACGTCGTCAGCATACTCGGTATAGATATCGACGACCTTACCCTTGCCTTCATCGCCCCACTGGGCACCAATAATAACCAGATTTGACATCTATCTCTCCTGAAAGAGCCCTAGAGCTCAAGTTTTCCTGCCAGTATGGCATCGACAGCAACACTCTTTTTCGATTCGTCGGCCAAATGGTGCAGCGTGACACTGCTGGCATCGGCTTCGACATTCAATACATAGCGGAAGTTCATTTTCCGGGCATATTCGACGGTTTCATCATAACTGCGCTCGATCATGTCGCGCGCCGCCGACAGTCCCTGAGACCGTACGGCGCGGGCGATTTTCTGGGCCAGGACCTTATCCTGCCCCGACTGGCTGATCAGCAGATCGGTGAACCGGGTTGCCGCTGCGTCGAGTTTCTGATCGAGGGCAAACAGCAGGTTAAGCAGGCTGAAGGTAAAACCGGTCGCCGGGACCGGATAGCCGTAGGCTGCGGTCAACCGGTCGTAACGACCGCCGGCACAAACCGCCTGCCCGAATCCGGGCAAATAACCCTGGAAGGTGATCCCGGTGTGATAATCGAGGCCGCGCGTCTCTCCGAGGTCGAAAGTGACAAATTCGGCCAGTCCGTAGACTTCAAGGATCGCAAGGACCTTGCGCAGGTTTTCCAGGGCCGCCGCGGAGCGGTCGTTGCCAACGACTGCGGCCGCCCGATCGAGAACCTCACGGCCACCAAACAGGCGCGGCAACGCCAGAATTTCTTTTTTCAGCTTTTCGTCGAGACGGCTCCCATCGAGCAGTCGCCGTAATGTCGACAGATCCTTGTGTTCGATCGCCTCGACGATCGGCTGCAACTCATCTTCCGGCAAATCTATCTGCTCCATGATCCCGCGGGAGAAATCGACCTGCCCGATATCGACGGTAAAATCCTCAACACCGAGTACCTGCAATGACTCGATCGCCATGGCGATCATTTCGGCGTCGGCTTCGGCTCCATCGAGACCATAGAGCTCGACTCCGGCCTGAAAAATTTCACGGTCCTTGCCCTGCTGCTGTTCTTCATGCCGTAGAACCCGACCGTAATAGCTGATCCGGAGCGGCAGTGGCATTTCACGCATGCGGGTCGCAACAATCCGGGCGATCTGGGGCGTCAGGTCGGGCGTAAACGCGACGAGCTGTCCGGACTGTCGGTCATCAAAACGGACCGTTTTGTCGCGCAGGCCGGAACCGATTCCCCGCTCGAGAACGTTGAGATATTCCATCGCCGGAGGAATGACCGGCCGGAATCCCCAGCGGGTAAAGATATCGAGAAGCGTCTGCCGGAGATAAATAATCCGGGCCGCATTTTTCGGCAGGAAATCTTTCACCCCTTTAGGCAGAGAGATATCGGAAGGTGTCACGGTTTGGTTTGTCATAAGTTGATGTTACCTACAGCGAAACCTGCACGGCAGAGAGAATAAAATCCTTCGCGCGCAAGGTCTCGAGAACATGTTCCGGAATTTCACTGTCAACATTGATCAGGGATACGGCCTTTCCCTGAATCTTGCGCCGGGAGAGATTCATCATCGCGATGTTGATCCCGGCTTCGGCCAGAACCTGGCCGAGGGTTGCGATAACGCCCGGCTTGTCCTCATTGTGAATGACCAGGATATGACCCTCCGGGACCGTTTCGACGTGATGCTTGTTAATCGAAACGATCCGGTAATCATCCTCGCCGAACATCGCCCCGGCGACACTCCGTTCACCCTCGGCACCGACCACGGTCAAGCGGATCATGCTCGAGAAACCACCGGTCGAGGTACTGCGCGCATCGACCAGTTCGATCCCGGCTTCGCTCGCCAGGTGCGGAGCGTTGACGTAATTGACCATCGAGCCGTGAATCGGAGTCAGCAGCCCCTTGAGAACGGCCATGGTCAGCTGCTCGACCGGCTGCCGGGTCACTGCTCCGGCATATTCGACGGTTATCTTTTCCAAGCCCCGGGCATAGAGCTGCGCCTGAAAAGCACCGAGCTTCTCGGCGAGCTCGATGTAAGGCCGCATTTCATTCAGCACGTCGGCACTGACGGCCGGCACATTCAGGGCATTGACAATGACTCCGCTCCGGAGAAAGTCGATCACCTGGCGGGCAATCTGTACCGTGACATTGACCTGCGCATCGATTGTCGCCGCCCGCAAATGGGGGGTACAGATAACCTGCTCGAATGCCCAGAGCGGATTGTTCTTATCCGGCGGCTCCTGGGCAAAAACGTCGAGGGCGGCTCCGGCAACCTGTCCGGAGCGGATCGATTCGGCAAGGGCATCTTCGTCGATCAATCCACCCATGGCACAGTTGATAATGCGACTGCCCGGCTTCACTTTTGCCAGGGTTTCGGCATCGAACAGCAAGCGCGTTTCCGGATTGAGAGGAACATGCAGGGTTATAAAATCGGATTCGGCCAGAAGGGTATCGAAATCGACCTGCTCGGCCCCCATCTGCCGGATCGTCTCTTCGGAAACATAAGGGTCATAAACGATGACCCGCATCTTCAGGCCGATCGCCCGCTCGACAACGAGCTGACCAATCTTGCCGGCGCCGACAATACCGAGGATCTTGCCACTGATTTCGACCCCGAGGAACTTCTCTTTCTCCCAGAGCCCGGCCTTGGTTGACTGGCTGGCGGCCGGGATCTGTCGGGCCAGGGCCATCAACATGGCGATGGTATGTTCAGCCGTGGTCGTGGCGCTGCCGAAAGGGGTATTCATAACGACAATTCCCTTGCGGTTTGCCACGTCGAGATCCATATTCTCGACGCTGATACCGGCCCGGCCGACAACCTTGAGGTTTTTACCCGCCTCGAGGACCGCCTCGGAAACCCGGGTGCCGCCGCGGACAACCAGGGCTTCGGCATCAGCAACCCTGGCGATCAGTTCGGCATCAGACAGACCGGGTTGATAGTCGAGTTCGATCCCGTCAGCCTCTTCGAAAACCCGCAGGCCCTCGATGGCAAATTTGTCGGCAACCAGTACTTTCATAGCGTTTCCAAAACAGCTGTAAGCCCTCTGTTTTTGCGATTTTAAGGCGTTTTCCCAAACGAGCAAGTTAGCAACAGTGGTGGGTGATGTCAAGGAGAAAGCCGGACGCAATCAGCTTGTTTTGCTACAGTTGTGAGTAGACTGGATAGGGATATGCCAGATGGGGACACTACCCGCATTTCAGGGAAGTGTCCCCCTGACCAGAAGGCAGGAGAACCGCGCGGTTGCGGCCGCGCACTCCGCCATACTCTTTTGGCAGCGCCCCAAAAGAGTACGCAGAAAAGTGCTGGGTCCAGGTCTCCGCTATTCCCTCGGTGCCACAGATAAAAATCGGCCGGCAAAAAACTCGTCCGCCTTCGCTGCGCTCATCTGTCCTCGAACAGTTTTGCCGGCTGTTTCGATTTTCATCCATGCCCCCTCGGCGCTTCGCCATGAGACATTAAACCGGAATAGCCAAAGGGATCCCCCCCCCTGAACTTCGGGGAGTGTCCCTGCAGATGCCATCGGAGTCGAAAAGTTCGCGGGGACACTACCCGCAGTTCAGGGAAGTGTCCCCGGAAACATGGAAACCCGCCTGGAGCAGGCAAATACAACTGCACAATCCAGGCAGTTTTTTATACAATTGCTTTCAAATATTCAATCAAAAGCCGCACCCCGACGCCGGTTCCCCCCTTGGGATAACACGGCTTCGCCGACTCGGCCCAGGCGGTGCCGGCGATGTCGAGATGTGCCCAGCTGTACTCATCGGCAAACTTCTGCAGAAAAGCTGCCGCGGTGATCGTTCCGGCCGGCCGGCCTCCGACATTCTTGACATCGGCGACGTCGCTCTTGATCTGCTCGGCATACTCTGGCCAGAGCGGCAGTTGCCAGGCTTTTTCTCCGGCTCTTGTCCCGGCCGCGAGCAGATCCTTGACCAGTTTATCATCGTTGCCGAGAACCGCCGTGGCATGATGACCGAGGGCGATGATGCAGGCCCCGGTCAGGGTCGCCAGGTCGATGACCGTTTTCGGCTTGTAGCGGGCAGCGTAGCTGAGAGCATCGGCCAGAATCAGGCGCCCTTCGGCGTCGGTGTTCAGAACCTCGATGGTCTTGCCCGAAGCCGAGGTCAGGATATCCCCCGGGCGGATCGCGCTGCCGGACGGCATATTCTCGACGGCCGGAACTATGCCGATCAGGTTGATCGGCAATTCCAGCCGGGCTGCCGCCGTCATGGCGCCGATAACGGCGGCACCACCGCCCATATCCATTTTCATTTCGTCCATGCCTTCAGAAGGCTTGATCGAGATGCCGCCGGAATCAAAGACGACTCCCTTGCCGACCAGGGCAACCGGGGCACCCCCTTTTTTGCCGCCACTATACTCCATGACGATGAGGCGCGGCTCGCGCTCGCTCCCCTGGGCGACGCCGAGCAGGGCCCCCATCTGCTCTTTTTCAATCGCGGCCTTTTCGAGAATCGTACATTTAAAACCGGACGTTTTGCCGGAAGCGGCAGCCTGCCGGGCGAGGAAATCGGGCGACTTGATATTTCCCGGCTCGTTCACCAGATCGCGGGCCAGGACAACACCGGCACAGATCGCCTGCGCCGCATCGATACCGGCCGCAACCTCGGATTCATCTTGCCCGGAGCTGACAACCAGGGTCATCTTCTCCGGTGCGACCGATTTTTTGGCCTCTTCGTCGGTCAGGTAACGATCAAAACGGTAACCACCGAGAATCGCCCCTTCGCCCAGAATCCGGGCCCGATCGGGTACGGAAACTTTCTTCAGGTTAAAACTGTCGAACGCCAGGGCAATATCAGGGCAATGGGCCTCCCGGGCTTTCTGCACGGCTCCGCCAATCGCCCGGCGGACAATCTCATTTTCGCACTTTGCTTCGGAACCGAGACCGACAAACAGCAGTCGCCTGGCGCCGCTGCCGCTCGCCGGAGCAACCATGAAACTCTGGCCGGCCGAGCCCTTGAACTCGCCGCTTTTGACCGCCTTGCGCAGAAGGCCGCCGGTCAATTGATCGAGTTCGCCGGCAATTCCTTTACTGCTCTTCCCTTCGAAAACGCCAGCCACCAGAAAGTTACTTTTAACTTTGGCAGCACTGCCCCGCTTGACAACAAAATCCATTATGTCCTCCCGTTTCGGAAATATTTTTCCCGATAATTCGATTTCCAGTTTTCTTTAACCTCGGCACTGACACCAAGTATCTGCTGCATCTGGTCGGCGACCGGATCGAGCTCCCTGATGCCACATCCCTCTTCAAGGGCGAGACCGGTCCGCCGCCGCAGGAGATCCTCGGGGGTTCGCGCCAGTTCAAATTGTACAGAATATTGCACTTCGAGCCGGGTCAACTCCGAACCCGGGCAGACCGGCTCGAGCAATTCGGGCGTGCCCCGGGCCAGCGACAAGACCTTGGCGGCCCGAGAACCATAGCGTTTGACCAGCTGTCGGACCAGCGCTGACGGACCGTAACCCGATCCGGTCAACCGTTCATATTCATTTTCGATGTTCTCCAGATCTCCCCCCGGTAGCGGCACGGATGCGGTGCGGCTCGACCCGAAACCTTTGCCGATTCGCTCGGCGATCAGCCCGGCGACCTCCTCGGCGACGGCCCGGTAGGTCGTGTATTTACCGCCCCCGACCGAGATCAGGCCGCTGGCCGATTCGAAGATACGGTGTTCCCGTGAGACCTTCGAAGCGGTATCCCGGGTATCTGAAACGAGCGGCCGCAGCCCGGCAAAGGAAGCGATGACGCAATCGCGGGTCAGGCTGGTGTCTTGCAGATGACGAGCCGACTCCCTGAGCAGATAGTCGATATCCTCTTCGGTTGCGACCGTCTCCTCCGGCGGCCGGTCGGTGTCGGTATCGGTGGTGCCAATCAGGGAGAGTTCGCCCCAGGGGATGACAAAAAAGAGACGATCATCGACCTGGCTTGAAAGATAGATCGCTTCATCACCGCGGTTGACCCGCGGCACCAGGATATGGGCGCCGCGGGTGGTCCGGAGCATCGGCTCGTGATCACCGGCGAGCGTTCTGACCTTATCCATCCAGGGCCCGGTCATGTTGATGACCACGTCGGCAGAGGTTTCGATTCGGCTGCCGGCTTCGAGGTCGGTCAGGCTGATGCCGGAGATCTTTCCTTCCGAAAAGGTGAAAGCGTCAAGTCGAATATAG of the Desulfuromonas sp. genome contains:
- the hisZ gene encoding ATP phosphoribosyltransferase regulatory subunit — translated: MTNQTVTPSDISLPKGVKDFLPKNAARIIYLRQTLLDIFTRWGFRPVIPPAMEYLNVLERGIGSGLRDKTVRFDDRQSGQLVAFTPDLTPQIARIVATRMREMPLPLRISYYGRVLRHEEQQQGKDREIFQAGVELYGLDGAEADAEMIAMAIESLQVLGVEDFTVDIGQVDFSRGIMEQIDLPEDELQPIVEAIEHKDLSTLRRLLDGSRLDEKLKKEILALPRLFGGREVLDRAAAVVGNDRSAAALENLRKVLAILEVYGLAEFVTFDLGETRGLDYHTGITFQGYLPGFGQAVCAGGRYDRLTAAYGYPVPATGFTFSLLNLLFALDQKLDAAATRFTDLLISQSGQDKVLAQKIARAVRSQGLSAARDMIERSYDETVEYARKMNFRYVLNVEADASSVTLHHLADESKKSVAVDAILAGKLEL
- a CDS encoding phosphoglycerate dehydrogenase — translated: MKVLVADKFAIEGLRVFEEADGIELDYQPGLSDAELIARVADAEALVVRGGTRVSEAVLEAGKNLKVVGRAGISVENMDLDVANRKGIVVMNTPFGSATTTAEHTIAMLMALARQIPAASQSTKAGLWEKEKFLGVEISGKILGIVGAGKIGQLVVERAIGLKMRVIVYDPYVSEETIRQMGAEQVDFDTLLAESDFITLHVPLNPETRLLFDAETLAKVKPGSRIINCAMGGLIDEDALAESIRSGQVAGAALDVFAQEPPDKNNPLWAFEQVICTPHLRAATIDAQVNVTVQIARQVIDFLRSGVIVNALNVPAVSADVLNEMRPYIELAEKLGAFQAQLYARGLEKITVEYAGAVTRQPVEQLTMAVLKGLLTPIHGSMVNYVNAPHLASEAGIELVDARSTSTGGFSSMIRLTVVGAEGERSVAGAMFGEDDYRIVSINKHHVETVPEGHILVIHNEDKPGVIATLGQVLAEAGINIAMMNLSRRKIQGKAVSLINVDSEIPEHVLETLRAKDFILSAVQVSL
- a CDS encoding leucyl aminopeptidase — encoded protein: MDFVVKRGSAAKVKSNFLVAGVFEGKSSKGIAGELDQLTGGLLRKAVKSGEFKGSAGQSFMVAPASGSGARRLLFVGLGSEAKCENEIVRRAIGGAVQKAREAHCPDIALAFDSFNLKKVSVPDRARILGEGAILGGYRFDRYLTDEEAKKSVAPEKMTLVVSSGQDESEVAAGIDAAQAICAGVVLARDLVNEPGNIKSPDFLARQAAASGKTSGFKCTILEKAAIEKEQMGALLGVAQGSEREPRLIVMEYSGGKKGGAPVALVGKGVVFDSGGISIKPSEGMDEMKMDMGGGAAVIGAMTAAARLELPINLIGIVPAVENMPSGSAIRPGDILTSASGKTIEVLNTDAEGRLILADALSYAARYKPKTVIDLATLTGACIIALGHHATAVLGNDDKLVKDLLAAGTRAGEKAWQLPLWPEYAEQIKSDVADVKNVGGRPAGTITAAAFLQKFADEYSWAHLDIAGTAWAESAKPCYPKGGTGVGVRLLIEYLKAIV
- a CDS encoding glycerol-3-phosphate dehydrogenase; amino-acid sequence: MEELKALHRNPEGLNRQHFDVMIIGGGINGAGLARDLALRGIRTALVDKDDFGSGTSSASTKLIHGGLRYLENFDLRLVFEACRERKTLLAIAPHLVWPLRFYVPVYKGDKRPLWMVRAGMLLYDLLAMFRNTHIHGMLGPDKAVSREPALRRQGLKGVAVYWDCQMDDARLCLENVIAAAEAGATVANYIRLDAFTFSEGKISGISLTDLEAGSRIETSADVVINMTGPWMDKVRTLAGDHEPMLRTTRGAHILVPRVNRGDEAIYLSSQVDDRLFFVIPWGELSLIGTTDTDTDRPPEETVATEEDIDYLLRESARHLQDTSLTRDCVIASFAGLRPLVSDTRDTASKVSREHRIFESASGLISVGGGKYTTYRAVAEEVAGLIAERIGKGFGSSRTASVPLPGGDLENIENEYERLTGSGYGPSALVRQLVKRYGSRAAKVLSLARGTPELLEPVCPGSELTRLEVQYSVQFELARTPEDLLRRRTGLALEEGCGIRELDPVADQMQQILGVSAEVKENWKSNYREKYFRNGRT